Proteins encoded in a region of the Stieleria neptunia genome:
- a CDS encoding peptide chain release factor 1 yields MSQPNSKEINPLVETEERGGPGEGLRYASDPSPDQAPEFPTLELTKPDLAEDYEGRCRQALLLAEEAFAATGSWVVFFREILGIGGVVKQLFSDQDEFKRFVAGPEFATLHEMLAAIRSQDQSKSDAAEPERMITIRIPRSLHESLQEESKACGLSINKLSISKLLLPANPRFVPEQQGRRRGRRPGPQGRRSKASAPDASQQADRSDTSVSPLSEPRILEGRRAVHSWADRSPQGSLGQR; encoded by the coding sequence ATGAGCCAGCCCAATTCGAAGGAAATCAACCCACTGGTCGAAACGGAAGAGCGGGGCGGGCCGGGGGAGGGGCTTCGTTACGCGAGCGATCCCAGTCCGGACCAGGCCCCCGAATTCCCCACGTTGGAGCTGACCAAACCGGACCTAGCCGAGGACTACGAAGGCCGCTGTCGGCAGGCCCTCCTTTTGGCGGAAGAGGCCTTCGCGGCGACCGGCAGTTGGGTGGTTTTCTTTCGCGAAATCCTCGGCATCGGCGGCGTGGTCAAGCAGTTGTTTTCCGATCAAGATGAGTTCAAGCGCTTCGTCGCCGGGCCTGAGTTTGCCACCCTGCATGAGATGCTTGCGGCGATCCGCAGCCAAGATCAGTCGAAGTCGGATGCCGCCGAGCCCGAGCGGATGATCACCATCCGGATCCCACGGTCGCTGCACGAGTCGTTGCAAGAGGAGTCCAAGGCTTGTGGGTTGAGCATCAACAAGCTGTCGATCAGCAAGTTGCTGTTGCCGGCCAATCCGCGTTTTGTCCCCGAGCAGCAGGGGAGGCGACGGGGGCGTCGGCCGGGGCCGCAAGGTCGACGGTCGAAGGCGTCAGCCCCGGATGCCTCCCAGCAGGCGGACCGTTCCGACACGTCGGTGTCCCCCCTGTCCGAGCCCCGGATTTTGGAAGGACGCCGCGCCGTCCACAGTTGGGCCGACCGCTCCCCCCAGGGTTCGCTCGGCCAGCGCTGA
- a CDS encoding MFS transporter has translation MPIRLFLILGAFLVSVLMWVDRACISAAKDDMASDLGFSDQQMGWVMAAFSLGYALFQVPSGKLADRFGPRVVMTVVCLCWSCFTALTGVVRGLYAMIGLRFLFGLGEAGGYPTLARAFTNWLPMNERGITNSISFSGGRLGAALAMPGVVWLIGALGGWQQTFWFFGAIGIGFAVVWFVLFRDRPEHHFAVSPVERDYIIEARRPRKSESEAVNAVADVPITFGDMLRSPNMLMLMVQYVAHNFTFFFTVTWFFPYLKDSYQLTSEQAGWYAMSPLLCGVLGNWLAGFTVDRLYSQGRWQLSRRLPAAIGFLLAAIGMSLCVNMTTPFWAVVCMCIAIFGSDMILSPSWSTCMDIGGASAGAVSGAMNMVGNLGAFFTALSFPYLKDALGSHQPFFYVAAGLNLLAIFLWFRIRPDRSIAEERLGYEPGSSD, from the coding sequence ATGCCGATCCGTCTGTTCTTGATCTTGGGCGCCTTTCTGGTTTCGGTTTTGATGTGGGTGGACCGGGCGTGCATTTCGGCGGCCAAGGATGACATGGCGAGCGATCTGGGGTTTTCGGATCAGCAAATGGGGTGGGTGATGGCGGCGTTTTCGCTCGGTTACGCACTGTTCCAGGTCCCCAGCGGCAAGCTGGCCGACCGATTCGGGCCACGGGTCGTGATGACGGTCGTCTGCCTGTGTTGGTCGTGCTTCACGGCGCTGACCGGTGTGGTCCGCGGGCTCTACGCGATGATCGGGTTGCGTTTTCTGTTCGGGCTTGGCGAGGCCGGCGGCTATCCGACGTTGGCGCGGGCGTTCACGAACTGGTTGCCGATGAATGAACGCGGGATCACCAATTCGATCAGCTTTTCCGGCGGTCGGCTGGGGGCGGCGCTGGCGATGCCCGGCGTGGTTTGGTTGATCGGGGCGCTGGGCGGTTGGCAGCAGACGTTTTGGTTTTTCGGCGCGATCGGGATCGGGTTCGCCGTCGTCTGGTTCGTGCTGTTTCGTGATCGGCCCGAACACCACTTTGCGGTTTCCCCGGTCGAGCGCGATTACATCATCGAGGCCCGCCGACCGCGGAAGTCGGAGTCCGAGGCTGTCAATGCGGTCGCCGACGTCCCGATCACCTTCGGCGATATGTTGCGATCGCCGAACATGCTGATGTTGATGGTCCAGTATGTCGCCCACAACTTTACGTTTTTCTTCACCGTGACCTGGTTCTTTCCCTACTTGAAGGACAGTTACCAATTGACCAGCGAGCAGGCCGGTTGGTACGCGATGTCGCCGCTGTTGTGCGGCGTGTTGGGGAATTGGCTCGCCGGCTTTACCGTGGATCGTTTGTACAGCCAAGGCCGATGGCAGCTCTCCCGTCGTCTGCCCGCGGCGATCGGGTTCCTGCTGGCCGCGATCGGCATGAGTCTGTGCGTGAACATGACGACGCCGTTTTGGGCCGTCGTCTGCATGTGCATCGCGATCTTCGGCAGCGACATGATTCTCAGCCCCTCCTGGTCCACCTGCATGGACATCGGTGGCGCCAGTGCGGGCGCGGTTTCGGGGGCGATGAACATGGTCGGCAACCTGGGGGCGTTTTTCACGGCGTTGTCGTTTCCCTACCTGAAGGACGCACTGGGGTCGCACCAGCCGTTTTTTTATGTCGCCGCGGGATTGAATCTGTTGGCGATCTTCTTATGGTTTCGAATTCGACCGGATCGAAGCATCGCGGAAGAGCGGCTGGGGTACGAACCCGGTTCCAGTGATTGA
- a CDS encoding Gfo/Idh/MocA family protein, whose protein sequence is MNNVDGPKLRGAVVGAGYFSQFHFDSWKRIPGVELVAVCDSNPAAAERAAKTYGGDAVFTDHAKMLGEVELDFVDIVTRPDTHLKLVGDFAAAGVAIICQKPLAPTVAEARKIVDVACAAGIRFMVHENFRFQPWYREIKELLDSGVVGKNVHTITQRNRMGDGWGDDAYLARQPYFQTMEQFLIFEAGIHTIDTFRFLAGEIDRVWCMHRKLNPVIAGEDTAIGIFQFARSGVGVYDANRFNESTAENPRYTFGELLVECDGGTIRLYDDARITIQPLGQPETPHPYQPSRHGFAGDCVHQTQLHFVRGLRSGEAFETDGPSYLKSIAVQEAMYRSAETMMWESPSE, encoded by the coding sequence ATGAACAACGTTGACGGACCGAAATTACGAGGCGCGGTGGTCGGCGCCGGCTACTTCAGCCAGTTTCATTTTGATTCCTGGAAGCGCATCCCCGGCGTCGAATTGGTCGCGGTTTGCGATTCCAATCCGGCGGCCGCCGAGCGGGCGGCCAAGACGTACGGGGGCGATGCGGTGTTCACCGACCACGCGAAGATGCTGGGCGAAGTCGAGTTGGACTTCGTGGACATCGTCACGCGTCCGGACACGCACTTGAAGCTTGTCGGTGATTTTGCCGCCGCCGGTGTGGCGATCATTTGTCAAAAGCCGCTGGCGCCGACCGTCGCGGAAGCACGCAAGATTGTCGACGTGGCGTGTGCCGCCGGTATTCGATTCATGGTGCATGAAAATTTTCGATTCCAGCCCTGGTACCGTGAGATCAAAGAGCTGTTGGATAGTGGTGTGGTCGGAAAGAACGTGCACACGATCACGCAGCGCAATCGCATGGGCGACGGCTGGGGAGATGATGCTTACCTGGCACGTCAGCCGTACTTTCAGACGATGGAACAGTTTCTGATTTTCGAAGCCGGCATTCACACGATCGACACGTTTCGCTTCCTGGCCGGCGAAATCGATCGGGTCTGGTGCATGCACCGAAAACTCAATCCGGTGATCGCCGGCGAAGACACCGCGATCGGTATCTTTCAATTTGCCCGAAGCGGTGTCGGCGTTTATGACGCCAACCGGTTCAATGAGTCGACGGCGGAGAACCCCCGCTACACGTTCGGTGAGTTGCTGGTGGAGTGCGACGGCGGGACGATTCGATTGTACGATGACGCCCGCATCACGATCCAGCCGCTCGGACAGCCGGAGACGCCACACCCGTATCAACCCAGTCGCCACGGGTTTGCCGGCGACTGCGTCCATCAAACGCAACTGCATTTTGTCCGCGGGTTGCGTTCCGGTGAGGCCTTCGAAACCGATGGCCCCAGCTATTTAAAAAGCATCGCGGTCCAGGAAGCGATGTACCGCAGCGCCGAAACGATGATGTGGGAGTCACCCTCCGAATGA
- a CDS encoding cyclase family protein produces the protein MRILDLTLRLEKGMRGVDYETKYTVANDGWNARTLHLYSHCGTHMDSPYHFEAGEQTIDQIPISDCLGKAWVVALDGLADQTPITVEHLGPLADRVQPGDALLLRTLWSRHVADPDHYRDHFPPISPELARWMVARQVRMVGVEPPSVADVNDLAAVTEIHQILLGAGIIIVEGLTGLDQLTEPTCIFGAMPLKIAGGDGAPCRAFAILGATW, from the coding sequence ATGAGAATCCTTGATTTGACGTTGCGATTGGAAAAAGGGATGCGCGGCGTCGACTATGAAACCAAGTACACGGTCGCCAACGACGGTTGGAACGCGCGGACGTTGCATCTGTATTCGCACTGTGGAACCCACATGGATTCGCCGTATCACTTTGAGGCGGGCGAGCAGACGATCGACCAGATACCGATCTCGGATTGCCTCGGCAAAGCGTGGGTCGTCGCACTCGACGGCTTGGCCGACCAGACACCGATCACCGTCGAGCACCTGGGGCCGCTGGCCGACCGCGTGCAGCCCGGCGACGCGTTGTTGTTGCGGACGCTGTGGAGCCGTCATGTCGCCGATCCCGACCACTACCGCGACCACTTTCCACCGATCAGCCCCGAACTGGCCCGCTGGATGGTGGCGCGTCAGGTCCGGATGGTCGGCGTCGAACCGCCGTCGGTGGCCGATGTCAACGACTTGGCCGCGGTCACCGAGATCCATCAAATCCTGCTCGGTGCCGGCATCATCATCGTCGAAGGGTTAACGGGGCTGGACCAGTTGACCGAGCCGACCTGCATTTTCGGAGCGATGCCGTTGAAGATCGCCGGCGGCGACGGGGCACCGTGTCGTGCGTTCGCGATTTTGGGAGCAACATGGTGA
- a CDS encoding four-carbon acid sugar kinase family protein, with product MVSDLLNDLPAPRREDLLPKIRQLAEASGACVVVLDDDPTGTQTVYQTPVLTTWDVESLAGQLRRGDAMFYVLTNSRALPEREAVELARCLGRNLREAAASVCRDVTVISRSDSTLRGHYPAEVDAVAAALGHPDAVHVIMPFFLQGGRLTIGDTHYVAEGDSLVPAADTPFAQDATFGFRHSNLRDWVVEKTGGAVEHSSLHSVSIEELREGDLRQLATRIAALPPGSVLIVNAVDIADARAFAMAARLAERSGAELIYRTAASFVQAYAGLEEKPLLRGDQMIALANSAGLIVVGSYVPKTTTQLERLLASEDAPQAVVLDVGRLLADRADEHLAEVIEGVNTRLAQGEDVVLHTSRGLVTGTDGESSLRIGTAVSKAVVDVVRAVEVPLRFLIAKGGITSSDVATKGLEVKRAMVLGQILPGIPVWSLGAESRRPDLPYVVFPGNVGGDEALAEAYKKLRGQ from the coding sequence ATGGTGAGTGACCTTTTAAACGATCTGCCGGCCCCGCGCCGCGAAGACCTATTGCCCAAGATTCGCCAACTCGCTGAAGCATCCGGTGCCTGTGTGGTGGTGCTGGACGACGATCCGACGGGGACACAAACGGTTTATCAGACGCCGGTGCTGACCACCTGGGACGTGGAATCGCTGGCCGGCCAACTGCGCCGCGGTGACGCGATGTTCTACGTGCTGACGAACTCCCGGGCGCTGCCCGAGCGTGAAGCCGTTGAATTGGCGCGCTGTCTCGGTCGCAACCTGCGTGAAGCGGCGGCGAGCGTCTGCAGAGACGTGACGGTGATCAGCCGGAGTGATTCCACGTTGCGAGGCCATTACCCGGCCGAAGTCGATGCGGTCGCCGCGGCGCTGGGGCATCCCGATGCGGTCCACGTCATCATGCCGTTTTTTCTGCAGGGCGGACGGTTGACGATCGGTGACACGCATTATGTGGCCGAAGGCGATTCGTTGGTGCCGGCGGCGGACACTCCGTTTGCACAAGACGCGACCTTCGGATTCCGCCACTCGAACCTACGCGACTGGGTGGTCGAAAAAACCGGGGGTGCGGTGGAGCACTCTTCATTGCATTCGGTTTCCATCGAAGAGCTGCGCGAGGGGGACCTGCGGCAGCTCGCGACGCGGATCGCCGCCTTGCCGCCGGGGAGTGTCTTGATCGTCAACGCGGTCGACATCGCCGATGCCCGTGCCTTTGCGATGGCCGCGCGTTTGGCGGAGAGGTCGGGGGCGGAATTGATCTACCGCACCGCGGCGAGTTTTGTCCAAGCCTATGCGGGGCTGGAGGAGAAACCGTTGCTGCGCGGTGACCAGATGATCGCCTTGGCCAACTCTGCCGGCTTGATCGTCGTCGGCTCGTACGTTCCCAAAACGACGACGCAGCTCGAGCGTTTGCTGGCCAGCGAGGATGCACCGCAGGCGGTGGTGTTGGATGTCGGCCGGCTCTTGGCCGATCGGGCGGACGAGCATTTGGCCGAGGTGATCGAGGGCGTCAACACGCGACTGGCCCAAGGGGAGGATGTCGTGCTGCACACCTCGCGCGGCTTGGTCACCGGAACCGACGGCGAGTCCAGTTTGCGCATCGGTACCGCAGTTTCTAAAGCGGTCGTGGATGTGGTCCGCGCCGTTGAGGTCCCGCTGCGTTTTTTGATCGCCAAGGGGGGCATCACGTCGAGCGATGTGGCGACCAAGGGGTTGGAAGTCAAACGCGCGATGGTGCTGGGACAGATCTTGCCCGGCATCCCGGTCTGGAGTCTAGGAGCGGAGAGCCGTCGACCGGACTTGCCCTACGTCGTCTTCCCGGGCAACGTCGGTGGCGACGAGGCGCTGGCCGAGGCGTACAAGAAGCTGCGCGGGCAGTGA
- a CDS encoding RsmE family RNA methyltransferase, with the protein MTRRYYAPDLAPGGGLVPLSDAEASHAARVMRAKVGDVITLFDGCGHESESSIVSIDKRNCVVQAAAAVAIDREPKCRTHLGIALPKPERCKEMIERLTELGVHRVTPLVCQRTQRPPTDSLLTKLRRIVIESSKQCERNVLMTIDAPTSMEAFLAEPRDGVRWIAHPDGKPIQSLAAQSLAAQSLAAEIDAATSATVLIGPEGGFSDEEVQTAVDSGYRQIGLAARIYRVETAACVVAAHLAG; encoded by the coding sequence ATGACACGTCGATATTACGCACCGGACCTTGCCCCCGGCGGTGGGCTGGTCCCATTGAGTGACGCGGAGGCGAGTCACGCGGCCCGCGTGATGCGCGCCAAAGTCGGTGACGTGATCACCTTGTTTGACGGCTGCGGACACGAATCGGAATCATCCATCGTCTCCATCGACAAACGCAATTGCGTCGTCCAAGCCGCCGCCGCCGTGGCGATCGATCGCGAGCCGAAGTGCCGAACCCATCTGGGGATCGCCCTGCCTAAACCCGAACGCTGTAAAGAAATGATCGAGCGTTTGACCGAACTCGGAGTCCATCGCGTGACGCCGCTCGTCTGCCAACGCACCCAACGCCCACCGACCGATTCGCTGTTGACCAAATTGCGGCGGATCGTGATCGAATCGAGCAAACAGTGCGAGCGGAATGTCCTGATGACGATCGATGCCCCGACGTCGATGGAAGCGTTTCTCGCCGAGCCGCGCGACGGCGTTCGCTGGATCGCGCACCCGGACGGAAAGCCGATCCAATCGCTCGCAGCCCAATCGCTCGCAGCCCAATCGCTCGCAGCAGAGATCGACGCAGCAACCTCCGCCACGGTCCTGATCGGTCCCGAAGGAGGGTTCAGCGACGAAGAGGTTCAGACGGCGGTCGATTCAGGCTACCGACAGATCGGCTTGGCCGCACGGATCTACCGCGTCGAAACCGCCGCCTGCGTTGTGGCAGCTCACTTGGCAGGTTAG